Proteins encoded in a region of the Massilia sp. UMI-21 genome:
- the kdpA gene encoding potassium-transporting ATPase subunit KdpA — protein sequence MIEFFLVFALALLLGWPLGRYLAAVMRGAPMAGDGLFRWIEGPIYALIGTRPEQGMGWRGYAGAFLLSNAVLAVIVWGILMTQAWLPLNPNGAPNMRWDLALHTMVSFLTNTNQQHYSGQAQLSYLAHAVAIVGLQVVTPMMGLAVLAATLRGLFGGRNEPAAGAPRRAEPDIGNYWADVLRPTVRFMLPLCLVWSVLLTSQGVPATLDGGPVLAPLDASAGMKEQKIPLGPVAPMVAIKQLGTNGGGWYGPNSAVPLENPTPFSNLLETLALVLVPVAVAFMVGPFTGRRKFAGLVVGTMLLMSLVSAGCSVWSEAYSGSAGDIALMEGKETRLGVAPSALWAALTTQTSNGSVNAMHDSLAPLTGLVPISNMLINAIWGGIGCGLQQYLAYLLLAVFIAGLMTGRTPELFGRKIEAPEVKLLGVLVLLQPLVLLGLTALTLAVPSLTGNSNPAFHGISQVFYEYVSAFANNGSGFEGLGDATVWWNLSCSVVLAAGRYPALIIPLAIAGMLAAKRQAPETAGSLQVETPTFGLTLIAIIVILTLLQFMPVLVLGPVADHLALINP from the coding sequence ATGATTGAATTCTTTCTCGTTTTTGCACTCGCGCTGCTGCTGGGCTGGCCGCTCGGCCGCTACCTGGCGGCCGTCATGCGCGGCGCGCCCATGGCCGGCGACGGCCTGTTCCGCTGGATCGAAGGGCCGATCTACGCACTGATCGGCACCCGTCCGGAGCAGGGGATGGGCTGGCGCGGCTATGCCGGCGCCTTCCTGCTGAGCAATGCCGTGCTGGCGGTCATCGTCTGGGGCATCCTGATGACCCAGGCCTGGCTGCCGCTCAACCCCAACGGTGCTCCCAATATGCGTTGGGACCTGGCGCTGCACACGATGGTGTCCTTCCTGACCAACACCAACCAGCAGCACTACTCGGGCCAGGCCCAGTTGTCCTACCTGGCGCACGCGGTGGCCATCGTCGGACTGCAGGTCGTCACGCCCATGATGGGCCTGGCGGTCCTTGCCGCCACCCTGCGCGGCCTGTTCGGCGGCCGCAACGAACCGGCGGCCGGCGCGCCACGCCGGGCCGAGCCCGACATCGGCAACTACTGGGCCGACGTGCTGCGCCCCACCGTGCGTTTCATGCTGCCGCTGTGCCTGGTCTGGTCGGTGCTGTTGACCAGCCAGGGAGTTCCGGCCACGCTGGACGGCGGGCCGGTGCTGGCGCCGCTCGATGCGTCGGCCGGGATGAAAGAGCAGAAGATCCCCCTGGGCCCGGTCGCGCCGATGGTCGCGATCAAGCAGCTCGGCACCAACGGCGGCGGCTGGTATGGCCCCAACAGCGCGGTGCCGCTGGAGAATCCGACACCGTTTTCGAATCTGCTGGAAACGCTGGCGCTGGTGCTGGTGCCGGTCGCGGTGGCGTTCATGGTTGGTCCCTTTACTGGGCGCCGCAAGTTCGCCGGCCTGGTGGTCGGCACGATGCTGCTGATGTCGCTCGTCTCGGCCGGCTGCTCGGTATGGTCGGAAGCCTATTCGGGCAGTGCGGGCGATATCGCGCTGATGGAAGGCAAGGAAACCCGCCTGGGCGTGGCGCCGTCGGCCCTGTGGGCGGCACTGACGACCCAGACCTCGAACGGTTCGGTCAACGCCATGCACGACTCGCTGGCACCGCTCACCGGCCTGGTCCCGATCAGCAACATGCTGATCAACGCGATCTGGGGCGGCATCGGTTGCGGTCTGCAGCAATACCTCGCCTACCTGCTGCTGGCGGTGTTCATCGCCGGGCTGATGACCGGCCGCACGCCGGAACTGTTCGGCCGCAAGATCGAGGCGCCCGAGGTCAAGCTGCTGGGCGTGCTGGTGCTGCTGCAGCCGCTGGTGCTGCTGGGCCTGACGGCGCTCACGCTGGCCGTGCCTTCCCTGACCGGCAACTCGAATCCGGCCTTCCACGGCATCAGCCAGGTGTTCTACGAGTATGTCTCGGCATTTGCCAACAACGGCTCCGGTTTCGAAGGACTGGGCGATGCGACCGTCTGGTGGAACCTCAGCTGCAGCGTCGTGCTGGCCGCCGGCCGCTACCCGGCCCTGATCATCCCGCTGGCGATCGCCGGCATGCTCGCGGCCAAGCGCCAGGCACCGGAAACCGCAGGCAGCCTGCAGGTGGAAACGCCGACCTTCGGCCTGACCCTGATCGCGATCATCGTCATCCTCACGCTGCTGCAGTTCATGCCGGTACTGGTGCTCGGCCCGGTCGCCGACCACCTCGCGCTGATCAATCCTTAA
- the kdpB gene encoding potassium-transporting ATPase subunit KdpB — protein sequence MDAPHISRTRPTAAMGKGGAAWALAEAFVKLAPQHIIKNPVMAVVWGGTVLTAVATLAGVATPGFGWSVTVVLFLTVLFGNFAEAVAEARGRGQAASLRRARQDLSARRLDGSGAEQLVPAAALRPGDTVVVEAGQLVPADGEIVEGLATINEAAVTGESAPVLREAGTDRSGVIGGTKVLSDRIVVRVTAEAGNSFLDRMIALVEGSSRQKTPNEVALGLLLAVMTLSFVIVVATLPFIGAFVGVQINVVLLVALLVCLIPTTIGGLLPAIGIAGMSRALQANVLAKSGKAVEVAGDIDVLLLDKTGTITHGDRQATDFVALAGITAAQLHDAAMLASLADPTPEGKSIVKLARERGSQPVEPSGAQFVAFSAQTRMSGVDLRDGRVIRKGALDAIVEHVRQLGGQVPAELSARVDRVARSGATPLVVAEGRQVLGVVQLSDVVKHGIKERFARLREMGVRTVMITGDNKLTAAAIAAEAGVDDYVAQARPEDKLARIRAEQAQGRLVAMVGDGTNDAPALAQADVGLAMNSGTQAAKEAGNMVDLDSDPTKLLAVVEIGKQQLITRGALTTFSLANDVSKYFAILPALFASALPQMGALNVMQLASPASAVLSALVFNAVIIPLLIPLALRGVRFKPAGATELLRNNMLVYGAGGIVLPFFAIKLIDMVLAALFTL from the coding sequence ATGGATGCACCACACATTTCGCGGACCCGCCCCACCGCCGCAATGGGCAAGGGCGGCGCCGCCTGGGCGCTGGCCGAGGCCTTCGTCAAGCTCGCGCCGCAGCACATCATCAAGAACCCGGTCATGGCCGTGGTCTGGGGCGGCACCGTCCTCACCGCCGTGGCCACGCTGGCCGGGGTGGCCACGCCCGGTTTCGGCTGGAGCGTCACCGTGGTCCTGTTCCTCACGGTCCTGTTCGGTAATTTCGCCGAAGCCGTGGCCGAAGCGCGCGGTCGCGGCCAGGCCGCCTCCTTGCGGCGGGCGCGCCAGGACCTGAGCGCGCGCCGGCTCGACGGCAGTGGGGCGGAACAGCTTGTGCCGGCCGCCGCGCTGCGCCCGGGCGACACCGTCGTGGTCGAGGCAGGCCAACTGGTCCCGGCCGACGGCGAAATCGTCGAGGGCCTGGCCACCATCAACGAGGCCGCGGTGACCGGCGAATCGGCGCCGGTGCTGCGCGAAGCCGGCACCGACCGCTCGGGCGTGATCGGCGGCACCAAGGTACTGTCGGACCGCATCGTGGTCCGCGTGACGGCCGAGGCCGGCAACAGCTTCCTCGACCGCATGATCGCCCTGGTCGAAGGCTCGAGCCGCCAGAAGACGCCGAACGAGGTCGCGCTCGGCCTGCTGCTGGCCGTCATGACCCTGAGCTTCGTCATCGTCGTGGCGACGCTGCCCTTCATCGGCGCCTTCGTCGGCGTGCAAATCAATGTCGTGCTGCTGGTCGCGCTGCTGGTGTGCCTGATTCCGACCACCATCGGCGGCCTGCTGCCGGCCATCGGCATCGCCGGCATGAGCCGCGCGCTGCAGGCCAATGTGCTGGCCAAGTCGGGCAAGGCGGTCGAGGTCGCGGGCGACATCGACGTGCTGCTGCTCGACAAGACCGGTACCATCACCCACGGCGACCGCCAGGCCACCGACTTCGTGGCGCTGGCCGGCATCACCGCGGCCCAGTTGCACGACGCCGCCATGCTGGCCTCGCTGGCCGACCCGACGCCGGAGGGCAAATCCATCGTCAAGCTGGCCCGGGAGCGCGGCAGCCAGCCGGTGGAGCCGAGCGGCGCGCAATTCGTCGCGTTCAGCGCCCAGACCCGCATGTCCGGCGTGGACCTGCGCGACGGCCGCGTGATCCGCAAGGGCGCGCTGGATGCCATCGTCGAGCACGTCCGACAACTCGGCGGCCAGGTGCCGGCCGAACTGTCGGCGCGCGTCGACAGGGTCGCGCGTTCCGGCGCCACCCCGCTGGTGGTGGCCGAGGGACGCCAGGTCCTGGGCGTGGTCCAGCTGTCGGACGTGGTCAAGCATGGCATCAAGGAGCGCTTCGCGCGCCTGCGCGAGATGGGCGTGCGCACCGTGATGATCACCGGGGATAACAAGCTGACCGCCGCCGCGATCGCGGCCGAAGCCGGCGTCGACGACTACGTCGCGCAAGCGCGCCCTGAGGACAAGCTGGCGCGGATTCGCGCCGAGCAGGCCCAGGGACGCCTGGTGGCGATGGTCGGCGATGGCACCAACGACGCGCCGGCGCTGGCCCAGGCCGACGTCGGCCTGGCGATGAATTCCGGCACCCAGGCCGCCAAGGAGGCCGGCAACATGGTCGACCTCGACTCGGACCCGACCAAGCTGCTGGCGGTGGTGGAAATCGGCAAGCAGCAGCTGATCACGCGCGGTGCGCTGACCACCTTCTCGCTGGCCAATGACGTCTCGAAGTATTTCGCGATCTTGCCGGCCCTGTTCGCCAGCGCATTGCCGCAGATGGGGGCGCTGAACGTGATGCAGCTCGCCAGCCCCGCCAGCGCGGTGCTGTCGGCCCTGGTTTTCAACGCCGTCATCATCCCGCTTCTGATCCCGCTGGCGCTGCGCGGTGTGCGCTTCAAGCCGGCCGGTGCGACCGAACTGCTGCGCAACAACATGCTGGTGTACGGCGCCGGCGGCATCGTCCTGCCCTTCTTCGCGATCAAGCTGATCGACATGGTCCTGGCGGCCCTGTTCACACTCTGA
- the kdpC gene encoding potassium-transporting ATPase subunit KdpC — translation MAHISTSAPCAWRAAFGLAAVSLAGFGFLYSMAGVGLGQLLYPERADGSMIVHQGKVLGSELVAQPFAAAGYFQSRPSAAGYDPMGVSGSNAARTNQDLRKRVDEARAAVAAREGVDPAQVPSDLVTQSGGGIDPHISPEAAAIQVGRVAAARGLAPEQVQGLVARYTEAPQFGLLGQPRVKVLPLNLALDRVSAGAR, via the coding sequence GTGGCACATATTTCTACTTCAGCGCCGTGCGCCTGGCGCGCTGCCTTCGGCCTGGCCGCCGTGTCCCTGGCCGGCTTCGGCTTCCTGTATTCGATGGCCGGCGTCGGGCTGGGTCAGTTGCTGTATCCCGAACGCGCCGACGGCAGCATGATCGTGCATCAGGGCAAGGTACTCGGCTCGGAACTGGTGGCCCAGCCCTTCGCCGCGGCTGGCTATTTCCAGTCGCGGCCCTCGGCCGCCGGCTACGATCCGATGGGCGTCAGCGGCAGCAATGCGGCGCGCACCAACCAGGACCTGCGCAAGCGGGTCGACGAGGCCAGGGCCGCGGTCGCGGCGCGCGAGGGCGTCGATCCGGCGCAGGTGCCGAGCGACCTGGTCACGCAGTCCGGCGGCGGCATCGATCCGCACATCAGCCCGGAGGCGGCGGCGATCCAGGTCGGGCGCGTGGCGGCGGCCCGCGGCCTCGCGCCGGAGCAGGTTCAAGGGCTGGTCGCGCGGTACACCGAGGCGCCGCAGTTCGGCTTGCTCGGACAGCCGCGCGTCAAGGTGCTGCCCCTGAACCTGGCCCTCGACCGCGTGTCGGCAGGCGCGCGCTGA
- a CDS encoding sensor histidine kinase KdpD encodes MRTEQADALMETLRRQGAGRLTVFLGAAPGVGKTYAMLARARELQRQGIDIVIGIVETHGRGDTQALVEGLPLVPRRQIDYQGRRLDEMDLDAILARRPQVVLVDELAHRNAPGSRHERRWQDVEELLDAGIDVATTVNVQHLESLNDLVHQITGVRVSETVPDGVFDRLRDIRLVDLPARELIERLNQGKVYLPEQAAHALQAFFSPSNLTALRELAMQTVADHVDADLRQTRAAAGLAGISIQRHVLIAIDGRGQSEYLVRAGSRIAERRGAPWSVVTVETGRTAASMSGAGDSPPGSGQAQGRQMEIDRAFALARKLGGDTEVLHGSDIAGALLDAAAARGASAIVIGRTRERPVARVFNRTLSQQLLRRGARYELTIVSTPQARLRARGGYGPSGKPWLSRGEPVLVLGTTAASVAAAALGERFLGLSDLSMVFIVAVLLVAARSRMAAAVVTATLCFLSYNFFFIEPRYTFFIEAHQGVATVLLFLAAALIAGRLASRLRTQVIALRVANTHATTMQNLGRELSKAADLGQVIAAGNRLLASALRAQAWIRISGQEGPTPASGAIGEKDRVAADWCQRHGQPSGRFTDTLASSSWWFLPVQSSEEAVGVVGLRFPAEAPRLSFEQRRLAERMVDDIGQAALRARLVADLEAARVSGETERLRSALLSSVSHDLRSPLASMIGAAGSLASYGDAMSADDRGSLLETIRLEGERLDRYIQNLLDMTRLGHQGLSLTRDWIGVDELIGSATRRVQRYVAGTRFVARLAAGMPPIHVHPALVEQALFNVLENAAKFSPPGEPVLVRAERRADGLLQVDISDRGPGIPENERRRIFDMFYSVERGDRGRHGTGLGLTIVQGIIGAHMGSVEALPGPDGVGTTIRLVLPWGELPLSEETSA; translated from the coding sequence ATGAGAACTGAACAGGCAGATGCATTGATGGAAACGCTGCGGCGCCAGGGCGCGGGGCGCCTCACCGTGTTTCTCGGGGCGGCGCCAGGCGTGGGCAAGACCTACGCGATGCTGGCGCGCGCGCGGGAACTGCAGCGGCAGGGCATCGACATCGTGATCGGCATCGTGGAAACCCATGGGCGCGGCGACACCCAGGCGCTGGTCGAAGGCTTGCCGCTGGTGCCGCGCCGGCAGATCGACTACCAGGGCCGGCGGCTCGACGAGATGGATCTCGACGCCATCCTGGCGCGCAGGCCGCAGGTAGTCCTGGTCGACGAACTCGCCCATCGCAACGCGCCGGGCAGCCGCCACGAGCGGCGCTGGCAGGACGTCGAGGAACTGCTCGACGCCGGCATCGACGTCGCCACCACCGTCAACGTCCAGCATCTGGAAAGCCTCAACGACCTGGTGCACCAGATCACCGGCGTGCGCGTGAGCGAGACCGTGCCGGACGGTGTGTTCGACCGCCTGCGCGACATCCGGCTGGTGGACTTGCCGGCGCGCGAACTGATCGAGCGCCTGAACCAGGGCAAGGTCTACCTGCCGGAGCAGGCGGCCCACGCGCTGCAGGCCTTCTTTTCGCCGTCCAACCTCACCGCCCTGCGCGAGCTGGCAATGCAGACCGTCGCCGACCACGTCGATGCCGATCTGCGCCAGACCCGCGCCGCCGCGGGCCTGGCGGGCATTTCGATCCAGCGCCATGTGCTGATCGCCATCGATGGCAGGGGACAGTCCGAATACCTGGTCCGGGCCGGCAGCCGGATCGCCGAACGGCGGGGGGCGCCCTGGTCGGTGGTCACGGTCGAGACCGGAAGGACCGCCGCCAGCATGAGCGGCGCGGGCGACAGCCCGCCCGGCAGTGGGCAAGCGCAAGGGCGCCAGATGGAAATCGACCGCGCGTTCGCACTGGCCCGCAAGCTCGGCGGCGACACCGAGGTGCTGCACGGCTCGGACATCGCCGGCGCCCTGCTGGATGCGGCGGCGGCGCGCGGCGCATCGGCGATCGTGATCGGCAGGACGCGCGAACGTCCGGTGGCGCGCGTCTTCAACCGTACCCTGAGCCAGCAGTTGCTGCGGCGCGGCGCGCGGTACGAGCTGACCATCGTCAGCACGCCGCAGGCGCGCTTGCGTGCGCGTGGCGGCTATGGCCCGTCCGGCAAGCCTTGGTTGAGCCGGGGCGAACCGGTCCTGGTACTCGGCACGACCGCTGCCAGCGTCGCGGCGGCGGCACTGGGCGAGCGCTTCCTCGGCCTGAGCGACCTGTCGATGGTGTTCATCGTGGCCGTGCTGCTGGTGGCCGCACGCTCGCGGATGGCTGCGGCGGTCGTCACCGCGACCCTGTGTTTTCTGTCATATAACTTCTTCTTCATCGAGCCGCGCTACACCTTCTTCATCGAAGCGCACCAGGGCGTGGCGACAGTGCTGCTGTTCCTGGCGGCCGCCCTGATCGCCGGCCGGCTGGCCTCGCGCCTGCGCACCCAGGTCATCGCGCTGCGCGTGGCAAATACCCACGCGACGACGATGCAGAACCTCGGCCGCGAGCTGTCCAAGGCGGCCGACCTCGGGCAGGTGATCGCCGCCGGCAACCGGCTGCTGGCGTCTGCGCTACGCGCGCAGGCCTGGATTCGGATCAGCGGCCAGGAAGGACCGACCCCGGCGAGCGGGGCGATCGGTGAGAAGGACCGGGTCGCGGCCGACTGGTGCCAGCGCCATGGGCAGCCCAGTGGCCGGTTTACCGACACGCTCGCCAGTTCCAGCTGGTGGTTTCTTCCAGTCCAGTCGAGCGAGGAGGCGGTGGGCGTGGTGGGCCTGCGCTTTCCCGCCGAAGCACCACGCTTGAGCTTCGAACAACGCCGGCTGGCCGAACGCATGGTCGACGATATCGGCCAGGCGGCACTGCGTGCGCGGCTGGTCGCGGATCTCGAAGCCGCCCGCGTCAGCGGCGAAACCGAGCGCCTGCGCTCGGCCCTGCTGTCGTCGGTGTCGCACGACCTGCGCTCGCCGCTGGCGTCGATGATCGGCGCCGCCGGCAGCCTGGCCAGCTACGGCGACGCGATGAGCGCCGACGACCGCGGCAGCCTGCTCGAGACCATCCGCCTCGAAGGCGAACGCCTCGACCGCTACATCCAGAACCTGCTGGACATGACACGCCTGGGTCACCAGGGGCTGAGCCTGACGCGCGACTGGATCGGCGTCGACGAACTGATCGGCTCGGCCACGCGGCGCGTGCAGCGCTATGTCGCCGGAACCCGCTTCGTGGCCAGGCTCGCCGCCGGCATGCCACCGATCCACGTGCATCCGGCGCTGGTCGAGCAGGCGCTGTTCAACGTGCTGGAGAACGCGGCAAAGTTCTCGCCGCCAGGCGAACCGGTCCTGGTCAGGGCCGAACGCCGTGCTGACGGCCTGCTCCAGGTCGACATCTCGGACCGCGGACCCGGCATTCCGGAAAACGAGCGGCGCCGGATCTTCGACATGTTCTACAGTGTGGAGCGCGGCGACCGCGGCCGGCACGGAACAGGCCTTGGCCTGACGATCGTGCAAGGCATCATCGGCGCCCACATGGGCAGCGTGGAAGCGCTGCCCGGCCCCGACGGCGTCGGGACCACGATCCGCCTCGTCCTGCCCTGGGGTGAGCTACCACTCAGCGAGGAGACATCCGCATGA
- a CDS encoding response regulator encodes MNHGDRSADHGTHSVAPARVLVIDDEPQIRKFIDISLRAQGYHTQLADTGERGLALLASQGAELVILDLGLPDRDGQDVLRELRQWSAVPVIVLTVRSAEEQKVALLDAGANDYVTKPFGIEELMARVRALLRGVLTRMGGAQVYDDGELFIDLANRELRMHGQPVSLTRKEFALLALLVREPGRLITQPQLLRQVWGPTHQEDAHYLRILVGKLRHKLGEDAADPRYIITEPGVGLRFQSREKTSQAGIGRPD; translated from the coding sequence ATGAATCATGGCGACCGCAGCGCCGACCACGGCACACACTCGGTGGCGCCGGCCCGCGTGCTCGTCATCGACGACGAACCGCAGATCCGCAAGTTCATCGACATCAGCCTGCGCGCCCAGGGCTACCACACCCAGCTCGCCGACACCGGCGAGCGCGGCCTGGCGCTGCTGGCCAGCCAGGGGGCGGAACTGGTGATCCTGGATCTCGGGCTGCCCGACCGCGACGGCCAGGACGTGCTGCGCGAGCTGCGTCAATGGTCGGCCGTCCCGGTCATCGTGCTGACGGTGCGCTCCGCCGAGGAGCAAAAGGTGGCGCTGCTCGACGCCGGCGCGAACGACTACGTGACCAAGCCCTTCGGCATCGAGGAGCTGATGGCGCGCGTCCGGGCGCTGCTGCGTGGCGTCCTGACGCGCATGGGGGGCGCCCAGGTCTATGATGACGGCGAACTGTTCATCGACCTTGCCAACCGCGAGCTGCGCATGCACGGCCAGCCGGTGTCGCTCACGCGCAAGGAGTTCGCGCTGCTGGCCCTGCTGGTACGCGAACCCGGCCGCCTGATCACCCAGCCGCAGTTGCTGCGCCAGGTCTGGGGGCCCACGCACCAGGAAGATGCGCACTACCTGCGCATCCTGGTGGGCAAGCTGCGCCACAAGCTGGGCGAGGACGCCGCCGATCCGCGCTACATCATCACCGAGCCGGGAGTAGGGCTGCGCTTCCAGTCGCGCGAGAAAACATCCCAGGCCGGCATTGGCCGTCCGGACTGA
- a CDS encoding TMEM165/GDT1 family protein: MDAFLVSTGIVGLAEIGDKTQLLAFLLAARFRRPLPIVFGIFVATIANHAFAAAVGALVSELLGPGPMRWVLGLSFLAMAAWTMVPDAVDAGELPLPRYGVFLSTLLAFFIAEMGDKTQVATVALAARYASMAAVVAGTTCGMMLANVPAVYFGERIAKRVPLRLVHGLAALVFAVLGIATLLGAGEVLGF; encoded by the coding sequence ATGGACGCCTTTCTCGTATCGACCGGCATCGTGGGACTTGCCGAGATCGGCGACAAGACCCAGTTACTGGCCTTCCTGCTCGCGGCGCGCTTTCGGCGCCCCCTGCCGATCGTGTTCGGCATCTTCGTCGCCACCATCGCCAACCACGCCTTTGCCGCCGCCGTCGGCGCCCTGGTGAGCGAACTGCTGGGCCCCGGCCCGATGCGCTGGGTGCTGGGCCTGTCCTTCCTCGCCATGGCCGCCTGGACCATGGTTCCCGACGCGGTCGACGCCGGCGAGCTGCCGCTGCCTCGCTACGGTGTTTTCTTGAGCACCCTGCTCGCTTTCTTCATTGCCGAGATGGGCGACAAGACGCAGGTGGCCACCGTCGCCCTGGCGGCGCGCTACGCCTCGATGGCGGCGGTGGTGGCCGGCACCACCTGCGGCATGATGCTGGCCAACGTGCCGGCCGTGTACTTCGGCGAGCGCATCGCCAAGCGCGTGCCCTTGCGGCTGGTGCACGGCCTGGCGGCGCTGGTCTTCGCGGTGCTGGGCATCGCGACCTTGCTCGGCGCAGGAGAAGTGCTCGGGTTCTAG
- a CDS encoding M1 family metallopeptidase — MKTSTLLRATACAFICQWSAYAFALDPLSYAKYDQVKTTALHLDLKADFTRKTLAGYADLSLDWLDDKATTLDLDTRELSIAKIEAQDAAGVWKPVKYTLDKLDAEKGQALHIALPGQPAKVRIHYHTAPTAPALQWLTPKQTMSGKYPFMFSQSQPINARSFMPVQDTPAVRFTYTARIQAPEGMRVVMSADDDPKATGKGGWKFSMPQPVPAYLVAIGIGELEARTLGARTGVYAEPMRIKAAAYELADTEKMVAAAESLYGPYRWGRYDMLVLPPSFPIGGMENPRLTFLTPTMIAGDRSLVDLIAHELAHSWSGNLVTNASWKHWWLNEGFTTYVTTRILEKLYGEEVATMNLQLEQEEALESLKDIPKAKQALLTRDPDTSSEHYTDEGLAYPKGAWFLRTLEQRAGRDVFDPFLRGWFDQHAFQSVTTDQFVHYLRTNLLAKHPKVMSDAELNEWLYGTGIPASAKKAVSTRLARLNDTTARWLKGELTTAQLPTKAWNAAEWMKFLNDIDNKANAAKLEELDKAYGLSKTGNNEVAFRFYRAAVHAGYRGIRPDLEAFLMQVGRQKFVVPLYGALRANAQDRAWAERVYKAARERYHPETQGSVDKQMNKQ; from the coding sequence ATGAAGACAAGCACCCTGCTGCGCGCCACGGCCTGCGCCTTTATCTGCCAGTGGAGCGCCTACGCGTTCGCACTCGACCCCCTCAGCTACGCCAAATACGACCAGGTCAAGACCACGGCCCTGCACCTGGACCTGAAGGCCGACTTCACGCGCAAGACCCTGGCCGGCTACGCCGACCTGAGCCTGGACTGGCTCGACGACAAGGCCACCACGCTCGACCTCGACACCCGCGAACTGAGCATCGCCAAGATCGAGGCGCAGGATGCGGCAGGCGTGTGGAAGCCGGTCAAGTACACCCTCGACAAGCTCGATGCCGAGAAGGGCCAGGCCCTGCATATCGCGCTGCCGGGCCAGCCGGCCAAGGTGCGCATCCACTACCACACCGCGCCCACCGCGCCGGCGCTGCAGTGGCTGACCCCGAAGCAGACCATGTCGGGCAAGTACCCCTTCATGTTCAGCCAGTCGCAGCCGATCAATGCGCGCTCCTTCATGCCGGTCCAGGACACCCCGGCGGTGCGCTTCACCTACACCGCGCGGATCCAGGCGCCGGAAGGCATGCGCGTCGTGATGAGCGCCGATGACGATCCCAAGGCGACGGGCAAGGGCGGCTGGAAGTTCAGCATGCCGCAACCGGTGCCGGCCTACCTGGTGGCGATCGGCATCGGCGAGCTGGAAGCGCGCACCCTGGGCGCCCGCACCGGCGTCTACGCCGAACCGATGCGCATCAAGGCCGCCGCCTACGAACTGGCCGACACCGAAAAAATGGTGGCCGCGGCCGAGTCGCTGTACGGCCCGTATCGCTGGGGACGCTACGACATGCTGGTGCTGCCGCCGTCCTTCCCGATCGGCGGCATGGAAAACCCGCGCCTGACCTTCCTGACCCCCACCATGATCGCGGGCGACCGCAGCCTGGTCGACCTGATCGCGCACGAGCTGGCGCACAGCTGGTCGGGCAACCTGGTGACCAACGCCTCGTGGAAGCACTGGTGGCTCAACGAAGGTTTTACCACCTACGTCACCACCCGCATCCTCGAAAAGCTCTATGGCGAGGAAGTGGCGACCATGAACCTGCAGCTCGAGCAGGAAGAAGCGCTGGAATCGCTCAAGGACATTCCGAAGGCCAAGCAGGCCTTGCTCACGCGCGACCCGGACACCAGTTCCGAGCACTACACCGACGAAGGCCTGGCCTACCCGAAGGGCGCCTGGTTCCTGCGCACCCTCGAGCAGCGCGCCGGCCGCGACGTCTTCGATCCCTTCCTGCGCGGCTGGTTCGACCAGCATGCCTTCCAGAGCGTGACCACCGACCAGTTCGTGCACTACCTGCGCACCAATCTGCTGGCCAAGCACCCGAAGGTCATGAGCGACGCGGAGCTGAACGAATGGCTGTACGGCACGGGCATCCCGGCCAGCGCCAAGAAGGCCGTCTCCACCCGCCTGGCCAGGCTGAACGACACCACCGCGCGCTGGCTCAAGGGCGAGCTGACGACCGCGCAGCTGCCCACCAAGGCGTGGAATGCCGCCGAGTGGATGAAGTTCTTGAACGACATCGACAACAAGGCCAATGCCGCCAAACTGGAAGAGCTGGACAAGGCCTATGGCCTGTCGAAGACCGGCAACAATGAAGTGGCCTTCCGCTTCTACCGCGCCGCCGTCCACGCCGGCTACCGCGGCATTCGCCCGGACCTGGAAGCCTTCCTGATGCAGGTGGGGCGCCAGAAGTTCGTGGTGCCGCTGTACGGCGCGCTGCGCGCCAATGCGCAAGACCGGGCCTGGGCCGAGCGCGTGTACAAGGCCGCGCGCGAGCGCTACCACCCGGAGACGCAGGGCAGCGTCGACAAGCAGATGAATAAACAATGA